In one Dermatophilaceae bacterium Sec6.4 genomic region, the following are encoded:
- a CDS encoding TetR family transcriptional regulator, with amino-acid sequence MRSTIEVPEGDLTARARIRDAAIARFAADGFAASLRVIAADAGTSHALVIHHFQSKAGLRAVCDEQVLRTVREAKTATMVTATPGLLLAQLAAVEEYATVAGYLVRALQSGGDLAATFLDRMIEDAQAYLAQATAARRVRESRDPAARARFLAYSGLGAFLVYLQRYPTPGNDLGEVLRAYTQEIALPSLELYSEGLFTTPELLDDYLREFPAEPQT; translated from the coding sequence ATGCGGTCAACCATTGAGGTGCCGGAGGGCGATCTAACGGCGCGGGCACGGATTCGGGATGCGGCCATCGCCCGCTTCGCTGCTGATGGATTCGCTGCCTCGTTGCGGGTCATCGCGGCGGATGCCGGTACCAGTCATGCCTTGGTCATTCATCATTTCCAGTCCAAGGCAGGGCTGCGGGCGGTGTGTGACGAGCAGGTGCTGCGCACTGTGCGAGAAGCGAAGACTGCGACCATGGTCACTGCCACTCCTGGACTTCTGCTCGCTCAGTTGGCGGCCGTGGAGGAGTACGCGACCGTCGCGGGGTACCTGGTGCGCGCCTTGCAATCTGGTGGTGACCTGGCGGCGACATTCCTGGATCGGATGATTGAGGACGCACAGGCATATCTGGCACAGGCCACCGCGGCCCGGCGGGTGCGGGAAAGTCGTGATCCGGCCGCTCGCGCCCGGTTTTTGGCCTACAGCGGGCTCGGGGCGTTCCTGGTATATCTGCAGCGTTACCCGACGCCCGGCAACGACCTGGGTGAGGTGTTGCGCGCCTACACCCAGGAGATCGCACTCCCGTCCCTTGAGCTGTACTCCGAGGGTCTGTTCACCACCCCTGAGTTACTCGATGACTACCTACGCGAGTTTCCCGCTGAACCGCAGACGTGA
- a CDS encoding LysE family translocator, protein MEAALLTFSAVAFLLVVTPGPDFAAVVPNALRGRPAGIATALGTASGLAVHAGIAAAGLSTIVLASDCAFSLVKYLGAAFLVLLGLRALWRSRGSKTAEEPRTTVPSRPLPIGRAYRQGLMVNVLNPKAPLIYLSVMPQFLQTNVSTTAQLLAMSAILVAIALTWYTTLTFLVAVFRPVIERFRASIDRFTGLILITLGIRVAFETRPA, encoded by the coding sequence ATGGAAGCTGCCCTGTTGACGTTCTCGGCGGTAGCGTTCCTGTTGGTCGTGACGCCAGGCCCAGATTTCGCGGCCGTCGTGCCGAATGCGTTGCGTGGGCGGCCGGCCGGAATCGCCACTGCGCTCGGGACCGCGTCCGGTCTTGCGGTGCACGCCGGGATTGCAGCAGCTGGATTGTCGACGATTGTTCTCGCGTCAGACTGCGCGTTCTCCCTGGTGAAGTATCTGGGCGCCGCGTTTCTGGTCCTGTTGGGGTTGAGAGCCTTGTGGAGATCCCGAGGCTCCAAAACCGCGGAGGAGCCGCGAACCACGGTCCCGTCTCGGCCCTTACCCATAGGGCGTGCCTACCGGCAGGGGCTGATGGTCAACGTGCTGAACCCCAAAGCTCCCCTTATTTACCTCAGTGTCATGCCGCAGTTCCTACAGACGAATGTATCCACCACAGCGCAACTTCTCGCGATGAGCGCGATCCTCGTCGCGATTGCACTGACCTGGTACACGACCCTGACCTTCCTCGTAGCGGTATTCCGCCCGGTAATCGAGCGATTCAGAGCCTCGATCGACCGTTTCACCGGTCTGATCCTGATTACTCTTGGCATCCGGGTCGCATTTGAAACACGACCCGCCTGA
- a CDS encoding magnesium transporter CorA family protein, protein MVKTDNKTVRGRVWRDGKVVAEDFDFARISDYLNEQDSLTWVDLCDPDHRLLQELAGELTLAPLAVEDAIAHSERAKATRYATHTFMTVYAVKLDSVPPDATGTRLAIRKVSAFVFPHGLITVRADPDFDIEEVVHRWDDNADLLQYGVGALVHGLLDTVVDGHFEAVQSLDDAIEGLEDGLFDETAASADVQRATYQVRKDLVQLRRVVLPMREVINSVLRHRRDFNAPTEMDPWYDDLYDHVLRASEWTESLRDMVTTIFETNLSLQDARLNNVMKKLTSWAAIIAVPTAVTGYFGQNVPYPGFGKEWGFLFSIAIILAIGGALYATFSRKGWI, encoded by the coding sequence ATGGTGAAAACCGACAACAAGACGGTCCGTGGACGTGTGTGGCGGGACGGAAAGGTAGTCGCCGAAGACTTCGACTTCGCTCGGATATCGGACTACCTCAACGAGCAGGACAGCTTGACCTGGGTGGACCTGTGCGACCCTGACCACCGCCTCCTGCAGGAACTCGCCGGGGAGCTCACCCTCGCACCGCTGGCCGTCGAGGACGCGATCGCTCATTCGGAACGTGCCAAGGCCACCCGCTACGCAACGCACACGTTCATGACTGTTTACGCGGTCAAGCTGGACAGTGTGCCCCCCGACGCGACGGGCACCCGGCTCGCGATCCGCAAGGTCTCAGCGTTCGTGTTTCCCCATGGGCTGATTACCGTTCGCGCCGACCCGGACTTCGATATCGAGGAGGTCGTGCACCGGTGGGACGACAACGCCGACCTACTCCAGTACGGGGTCGGTGCATTGGTGCATGGCTTGCTTGACACCGTCGTTGATGGACACTTCGAGGCCGTCCAAAGCCTCGACGATGCGATCGAGGGCTTGGAGGATGGACTGTTCGATGAGACCGCGGCCAGCGCCGACGTGCAACGCGCCACGTACCAGGTCCGAAAGGACCTGGTACAACTGCGACGGGTCGTGCTGCCGATGCGTGAGGTCATCAACTCCGTCCTACGCCACCGCAGAGACTTCAACGCCCCCACCGAAATGGACCCGTGGTATGACGATCTGTACGACCACGTGCTGCGGGCCTCGGAATGGACGGAGTCGCTGCGCGATATGGTCACCACCATCTTCGAGACGAACCTGTCCCTGCAGGACGCTCGACTGAACAACGTGATGAAGAAGCTCACCAGTTGGGCTGCCATCATCGCCGTGCCCACCGCTGTGACCGGATATTTCGGGCAGAACGTGCCGTACCCCGGTTTCGGTAAGGAATGGGGCTTCCTCTTCAGCATCGCGATCATCCTCGCGATCGGCGGTGCCCTCTACGCCACCTTCAGTCGTAAGGGCTGGATCTGA
- a CDS encoding ABC transporter permease, with amino-acid sequence MRTTLTGIGTLTRLAVRRDRFLLGAGTLLLVGICAASAIATSSLYSTAAQQVAAAQAIDASPALVALYGPILDTGSVGELAMTKMTVLYAVFVAVLLGVLVRRHTRSEEESGRAELLAGTAIGRATPLAAATAEGAGASLLVGAGAAVVDVAAGLPVTGSLLFGASWTGIGIVAAGLTATACQLSASTRTCAAITAGALGALFALRAVGDTTELWLSWLSPFGWSTQLRAWSGPRWWVLLLYPATAAALLATAHLLRARRDLDGGLLAPRPGPAIGSPWLGDATALTIRLHATTVFVWTAAIAVLGLALGAIAPNIGDLLGSPSGRDMLARIGGVGAVQDALLAAELSIVAVLVSCFAVTVITHGGAEEHDGRTEQVLATATSRRRVYLAIVAVAIGGTTWLLLIAGLSMAVGFGAVAGNLSDGIHRTLPAALAQAPAVWLVTALAMTAYALRSTLAAAGWVLLALFLTLGQVGELLRLPSWAIDISPFAHVPRMPVEGFALAPTVTMSFLAVALLAAGAASYRTRDIG; translated from the coding sequence GTGAGGACCACCCTGACCGGGATCGGAACGCTGACCCGGCTCGCGGTGCGCCGCGACCGGTTCCTTCTCGGCGCCGGGACGCTTCTGCTGGTAGGGATCTGCGCGGCCTCGGCCATCGCGACCAGTTCCCTCTACTCGACGGCCGCACAGCAGGTGGCTGCCGCGCAGGCGATCGATGCCAGCCCGGCATTAGTGGCGCTTTACGGGCCGATCCTGGACACGGGCAGCGTCGGTGAGTTGGCGATGACCAAGATGACCGTGCTCTACGCGGTATTCGTCGCGGTCCTACTTGGTGTGCTGGTCCGACGACATACCCGCAGTGAAGAGGAATCTGGTCGTGCCGAGCTGCTCGCTGGGACCGCGATAGGCCGCGCCACGCCGTTGGCTGCTGCTACCGCCGAAGGGGCCGGAGCGTCCCTCCTGGTGGGGGCAGGGGCCGCGGTTGTTGACGTCGCTGCAGGCCTACCCGTGACTGGGTCGCTGCTGTTCGGTGCCTCGTGGACGGGAATCGGAATAGTCGCGGCGGGCCTCACCGCCACCGCCTGTCAACTCTCCGCCAGCACCCGCACCTGCGCCGCCATCACTGCAGGCGCACTGGGAGCCTTATTCGCGCTGCGCGCTGTCGGCGATACCACCGAGTTGTGGTTGAGCTGGCTGTCCCCGTTCGGCTGGTCCACCCAGCTGCGGGCGTGGTCAGGCCCCCGCTGGTGGGTTCTGCTACTTTACCCGGCCACCGCAGCCGCTCTGCTCGCAACAGCGCACCTGCTGCGCGCCCGGCGAGACCTCGATGGCGGCCTCCTCGCGCCGAGACCGGGACCTGCCATCGGCTCACCCTGGCTCGGCGACGCGACCGCGCTGACCATCCGGCTGCACGCCACCACGGTATTCGTGTGGACCGCAGCCATCGCTGTCCTCGGCCTTGCTCTCGGCGCAATCGCCCCCAACATCGGGGATCTGCTGGGGTCCCCGAGCGGACGCGACATGCTCGCGCGGATCGGAGGTGTCGGAGCGGTGCAAGACGCCCTGCTCGCTGCTGAGCTCTCCATCGTCGCGGTACTTGTCAGCTGCTTTGCCGTCACCGTCATCACCCACGGCGGCGCTGAAGAACACGACGGGCGCACCGAGCAGGTGCTTGCTACGGCCACCTCGCGTCGACGCGTGTACCTCGCCATTGTGGCTGTGGCGATCGGGGGTACCACCTGGTTGCTCCTGATCGCTGGGTTGAGTATGGCGGTCGGTTTCGGCGCGGTGGCCGGCAACCTGAGCGACGGCATTCACCGCACACTGCCGGCAGCCCTGGCCCAGGCGCCTGCGGTGTGGCTTGTCACCGCCCTGGCCATGACCGCCTACGCGCTGCGCAGCACGCTCGCTGCGGCCGGGTGGGTTCTGCTGGCCCTGTTCCTCACTCTCGGGCAGGTCGGTGAACTGCTGCGACTGCCGTCCTGGGCGATCGATATCTCCCCGTTTGCCCACGTGCCACGGATGCCAGTCGAAGGCTTCGCCCTAGCACCAACCGTCACGATGAGCTTCCTCGCCGTTGCCCTGCTCGCTGCCGGCGCTGCGTCCTACCGCACCCGCGACATCGGCTGA
- a CDS encoding LuxR C-terminal-related transcriptional regulator, whose translation MDQLHLIASDVRHLRGLLDFERPAGENDEVPPSWLEDLAGLIPCDEITFQVMDPVRQWVHGQSLSTGQETSEDDELEALFWASFPDSIACNYPQRTGDHHTITRLSDFYSRRDVNRGAAGAYLRATGVRNEVLMPLPMLDGLDRRVLLFRFGGRDFTEREVLLLGLLRPHLIEVCLRQLRRRRGQRELTKRQWDILRLLAAGCSNRQAARALGISEATVSKHLENLYTRLGVNSRTEALAQVTPLERDTQAALAL comes from the coding sequence ATGGACCAACTGCATCTCATCGCGAGCGACGTGAGGCACCTGAGGGGCCTGCTGGACTTCGAGCGGCCCGCCGGCGAGAACGACGAGGTGCCGCCGTCATGGTTAGAGGACCTGGCTGGCTTAATACCCTGCGATGAAATCACCTTTCAGGTGATGGACCCCGTCCGTCAGTGGGTCCATGGGCAATCTCTTTCCACCGGGCAGGAAACGAGCGAAGATGACGAGCTGGAGGCGCTGTTCTGGGCCAGCTTCCCGGACAGCATCGCCTGCAACTATCCCCAACGAACCGGCGATCACCACACCATCACGCGGCTGTCTGACTTCTACTCCCGGCGAGATGTCAACCGGGGAGCTGCCGGTGCCTACCTGCGTGCGACCGGCGTTCGGAACGAGGTGCTGATGCCTCTGCCGATGCTGGATGGTCTGGACCGTCGGGTGCTGTTGTTCCGGTTCGGCGGCCGTGATTTCACCGAACGGGAGGTGCTCCTGCTGGGCCTGCTACGGCCCCACCTCATCGAGGTGTGCCTGCGCCAGCTGCGTCGCCGCCGCGGGCAACGTGAACTGACCAAGCGGCAGTGGGACATTCTTCGGCTGCTTGCGGCCGGATGCTCCAACCGTCAAGCAGCTCGGGCACTGGGTATCTCGGAAGCCACGGTGAGCAAGCACCTGGAGAACCTCTACACGCGCCTCGGCGTGAACAGCAGGACAGAGGCCTTGGCCCAGGTCACACCCCTGGAACGAGACACGCAGGCCGCCCTAGCCCTCTAG
- a CDS encoding cbb3-type cytochrome c oxidase subunit I, whose product MAQNITTLLPPSEPKRGPLVSRVWVQVTALVLLCGLAILGFLGYRAYTADPPIAAQVQTSQGQVVYTGADVIAGQKLFLRKGLMEYGSIFGHGAYLGPDFTADYLHRAALIATREYGGSTSSTARDKVVADFKTNRYNAKSDTVTYSDAQARAFRELVAHYTEYFGPQSAANGLLPEAITDPVEVKQLTAYFAWSAWAGSTLRPDKNYSYTNNWPPDRLVGNTMTADVVVWSVLSLIVLLAGIGVLFAAFGRWGERMGWRGRQADTISFRRPDDVAVTPTQRACAYFFLVVGLLFLVQTLVGAASEHYRADLTSFFGFNLGQWLPYNLVRTWHVQLSIFWTATSFLATALFLAPIISGREPRRQSWLAYGLLGALVVVVFGSLIGEGLDIHGWLSPALHAFGMQGWEYLDLGRVWQVLLTLALFFWAFMLFRGLRRAMVAQSRINLPWLFFYTGLAIPAFYAVGLLTSSESSYTVADFWRFMVVHLWVEDFLEIFTTVLVAYLFVMLGVIRRRVAMTIIYLDIILYSIGGVVGTMHHLYFSGTAAETMALGAFFSAAEVLPLTFLTVEAWSFLQLGSRQEESSATPFPHRWAVMFLVAVGFWNFLGAGIFGFLVNLPVVSYYEIGTALTANHAHAAMMGVYGMLAIGLALFCLRYLIPEEHWSDRLAKISFWSTNIGLAWMCFATLLPLGIVQLYKSVGDGYFAARQLKFITNPSNSLIEWMRLPGDVVFIVGGALPFLWLCWLAVRYRSRNQAMEEPEDVLFTEIGEPAGAGGADNGR is encoded by the coding sequence ATGGCTCAGAACATCACGACCTTGTTGCCGCCGTCCGAGCCGAAACGAGGCCCGCTCGTCTCCCGGGTGTGGGTGCAGGTGACCGCTCTGGTCTTGCTGTGCGGCCTGGCAATTCTGGGCTTTCTGGGTTACCGCGCCTACACCGCTGATCCGCCGATCGCCGCGCAGGTCCAGACCAGTCAAGGACAGGTCGTCTACACCGGTGCCGACGTCATTGCGGGGCAGAAACTCTTCCTGCGCAAGGGACTAATGGAGTACGGCTCGATCTTCGGTCATGGCGCCTACCTGGGTCCCGACTTCACTGCTGATTACCTGCACCGCGCGGCGCTGATCGCGACCCGTGAGTACGGCGGCAGCACCTCCAGCACGGCGCGGGACAAGGTGGTCGCCGACTTCAAGACCAACCGTTACAACGCGAAATCTGACACCGTCACGTACAGCGACGCCCAGGCCAGGGCGTTCCGGGAGCTGGTGGCCCACTACACCGAATACTTCGGTCCCCAAAGCGCTGCCAACGGTCTGCTACCGGAGGCCATCACCGATCCCGTCGAGGTCAAGCAGCTGACTGCCTACTTCGCCTGGTCGGCGTGGGCGGGATCGACACTGCGTCCGGATAAGAACTACTCCTACACCAACAACTGGCCACCGGACCGGCTGGTAGGCAACACGATGACCGCAGACGTCGTGGTCTGGAGCGTCCTGTCACTGATCGTCCTGCTCGCCGGGATCGGTGTCCTGTTCGCGGCGTTCGGCCGGTGGGGTGAGCGGATGGGCTGGCGTGGCCGTCAGGCAGACACCATCTCCTTTCGTCGCCCTGACGATGTCGCAGTGACACCTACCCAGCGTGCGTGCGCCTACTTCTTCCTCGTGGTCGGGTTGTTGTTCCTGGTGCAGACGCTGGTGGGCGCGGCCAGTGAGCATTATCGCGCCGATCTGACCAGCTTCTTCGGATTCAACCTGGGTCAGTGGCTGCCGTACAACCTGGTGCGCACCTGGCACGTGCAACTCTCAATCTTCTGGACCGCGACCTCGTTCCTGGCCACCGCCCTCTTTCTCGCGCCGATCATCTCCGGGCGCGAACCGCGCCGCCAATCCTGGCTGGCGTACGGCTTGCTCGGGGCCCTGGTCGTCGTCGTATTCGGCAGCCTGATCGGAGAAGGCCTGGATATCCACGGCTGGCTCTCCCCAGCCTTGCACGCGTTCGGGATGCAGGGCTGGGAGTACCTGGACCTGGGCCGGGTCTGGCAGGTGCTCCTGACCCTGGCCCTGTTCTTCTGGGCCTTCATGCTGTTCCGCGGGCTGCGGCGAGCGATGGTGGCACAGTCTCGGATCAATCTTCCATGGCTGTTCTTCTACACCGGGCTGGCAATCCCGGCGTTCTACGCAGTGGGCCTGTTGACCAGCTCCGAATCGAGCTACACCGTCGCGGACTTCTGGCGGTTCATGGTGGTACACCTGTGGGTCGAGGACTTCCTGGAAATCTTCACCACCGTGTTGGTCGCCTACCTGTTCGTGATGCTCGGTGTCATCCGGCGCAGGGTTGCGATGACCATCATCTATCTGGACATCATCCTGTACTCCATCGGCGGCGTCGTTGGCACAATGCACCACTTGTACTTTTCCGGCACCGCAGCGGAAACGATGGCCCTGGGTGCGTTCTTCTCAGCAGCCGAGGTGCTACCACTGACCTTCCTCACCGTGGAGGCCTGGTCGTTCCTGCAGCTGGGCTCGCGTCAGGAAGAGTCATCGGCAACGCCGTTCCCGCACCGCTGGGCGGTGATGTTCCTGGTGGCCGTGGGCTTCTGGAACTTCCTGGGTGCCGGAATTTTCGGCTTCCTGGTCAACCTGCCGGTCGTCTCGTACTACGAGATCGGTACGGCCCTGACCGCCAATCACGCGCACGCCGCGATGATGGGGGTCTACGGGATGCTGGCCATCGGACTGGCCCTGTTCTGTCTGCGCTACCTCATCCCGGAGGAGCACTGGTCGGACCGACTGGCGAAGATCTCCTTCTGGTCCACCAATATCGGCCTTGCCTGGATGTGTTTCGCAACCTTGCTGCCGCTGGGGATCGTGCAGCTCTACAAGTCCGTGGGTGACGGCTATTTCGCGGCCCGCCAACTGAAGTTCATTACCAACCCCAGCAACAGCCTCATCGAGTGGATGCGGCTGCCCGGAGACGTCGTGTTCATCGTCGGCGGGGCGCTGCCCTTCCTGTGGCTCTGCTGGCTGGCGGTGCGCTACCGCAGCCGCAACCAGGCCATGGAGGAGCCCGAAGATGTGCTGTTCACCGAGATCGGGGAGCCGGCGGGCGCGGGCGGGGCGGACAACGGACGGTGA
- a CDS encoding SDR family oxidoreductase, with protein MTISQPSTTHTPPRRGILVTGASRGVGAEVARIFAAVCGDRVAVHYRSSRAEAEAVAAGLEGGGHTVVQGDLADPQQVERFVGEAAAALGRIDVLINNAALFAEDPATQGRRLDLSVEHSSYQEWVRGWRRTTDVNLLGTANVTYLVARHMLQVDPAPGLPRGRVVTVGSRGAYRGEPQVPAYGASKAGVHAMTQSLAVALAPHGIGCVGIAPGFIATDMGAAVLDGPQGDAVRAQSPFGRVATPQEVAAAVMALAQPGAEWASGAILDFNGASYLH; from the coding sequence ATGACGATTTCTCAGCCGTCCACGACGCACACGCCGCCCCGCCGCGGCATCCTGGTCACTGGAGCGTCTCGGGGAGTCGGCGCCGAGGTGGCCCGCATCTTCGCGGCCGTATGTGGTGACCGGGTTGCTGTGCACTACCGCTCTTCACGTGCTGAGGCCGAGGCTGTGGCGGCTGGACTCGAGGGTGGCGGGCACACCGTGGTGCAGGGCGACCTGGCCGACCCGCAACAGGTCGAGCGTTTCGTCGGAGAGGCCGCCGCTGCCCTGGGGCGCATCGATGTACTGATCAACAACGCCGCGTTGTTCGCCGAGGACCCGGCCACCCAGGGGCGGCGCCTGGACCTCAGCGTTGAGCACTCGTCATACCAGGAATGGGTGCGGGGATGGCGCCGCACGACCGACGTCAACCTGCTGGGCACGGCCAACGTCACCTATCTCGTCGCACGGCACATGCTGCAGGTCGATCCCGCACCCGGGCTGCCCCGGGGGCGGGTCGTTACGGTCGGGTCGCGAGGAGCCTACCGGGGGGAGCCGCAGGTGCCGGCTTACGGCGCGAGCAAGGCCGGGGTGCACGCGATGACCCAGTCGCTCGCAGTCGCGTTGGCACCACACGGAATCGGGTGCGTCGGCATTGCACCTGGCTTCATCGCGACCGACATGGGGGCAGCGGTACTCGACGGACCGCAGGGCGATGCAGTGCGTGCTCAGAGTCCGTTCGGCCGGGTTGCCACACCGCAGGAGGTCGCGGCGGCGGTCATGGCGCTGGCCCAGCCGGGCGCCGAGTGGGCCTCGGGCGCGATTCTCGACTTCAACGGCGCCTCCTACCTGCACTGA
- a CDS encoding IS256 family transposase codes for MALDQSALLDLLAQLKLTDVSDRIRSITEALYQELIDTEAAAVIGAGRYERSDERTTQRNGTRPRTLSTTAGDLELRIPKLRRGSFFPSLLERRRRVDQALFAVVMEAYLHGVSTRKVDDLVKALGADTGISKSEVSRICADLDLEVGAFTGRDLSAMAFPYVFLDATYCKARVNHRVVSQAIVVAIGVAADGRREVLGFDVGDTESEPFWAAFLRSLKARGLHGAQLVISDAHTGLKKAISTVMQGTAWQRCRVHFMRNVLAVVPRNNQDMVASIIRTIFAQPDAKHVLAQFEEVTRMLARSHPQVAVMLTDAKDDLLAFTDFPMKHWRQIWSTNPLERVNKEIKRRTDVVGVFPNPAALLRLAGAVLVEQHDEWEAADRRYFSAASMTELTAPRHPDKEATTAPEINAA; via the coding sequence ATGGCTCTTGACCAGTCTGCCCTGCTTGACCTGTTGGCCCAACTGAAACTGACGGATGTCTCGGATCGGATCCGTTCGATCACCGAAGCGCTCTACCAGGAGCTGATCGATACCGAGGCCGCGGCCGTGATCGGCGCGGGCAGGTATGAACGCAGCGATGAGCGCACGACCCAACGCAATGGGACCCGGCCCAGGACGTTGTCGACCACGGCCGGTGACCTGGAACTGCGGATCCCGAAACTGCGACGTGGGAGCTTCTTTCCCTCGCTACTGGAACGACGGCGCCGAGTGGATCAGGCGTTGTTCGCGGTGGTGATGGAGGCCTACCTACACGGGGTTTCGACCCGGAAAGTTGATGACCTCGTCAAAGCTCTCGGCGCCGATACCGGGATATCCAAGTCCGAGGTGTCACGGATTTGCGCTGACTTGGATCTGGAAGTTGGTGCGTTCACCGGCCGGGACCTGTCCGCGATGGCCTTTCCCTACGTGTTCTTGGACGCGACCTATTGCAAGGCCCGGGTCAACCACCGTGTGGTGTCCCAAGCGATCGTCGTAGCGATCGGTGTCGCGGCGGACGGGCGCCGCGAAGTACTGGGGTTCGACGTCGGGGACACCGAGTCCGAGCCGTTCTGGGCCGCGTTCCTTCGGTCGCTGAAAGCCCGAGGGCTGCACGGGGCGCAGCTGGTCATCTCTGATGCTCACACCGGGTTGAAGAAGGCCATCTCCACGGTCATGCAGGGAACGGCGTGGCAACGGTGCCGGGTCCATTTCATGCGCAACGTGCTCGCCGTCGTGCCCAGGAATAACCAGGACATGGTCGCCTCGATTATCCGAACGATCTTCGCTCAACCGGACGCCAAGCACGTGCTGGCCCAGTTCGAAGAAGTCACCCGGATGCTGGCCCGGTCTCACCCCCAGGTCGCCGTGATGCTCACCGACGCGAAAGACGATCTGCTCGCATTCACCGATTTCCCGATGAAACACTGGCGCCAAATCTGGTCCACCAACCCGTTGGAACGAGTCAACAAAGAGATCAAACGCCGCACCGACGTCGTCGGTGTCTTCCCCAACCCCGCCGCCCTACTACGCCTGGCTGGCGCTGTTCTGGTCGAGCAACACGACGAATGGGAAGCCGCCGACCGCCGCTATTTCTCCGCCGCCTCAATGACCGAACTGACCGCCCCACGCCACCCCGACAAGGAGGCCACCACCGCCCCAGAAATCAACGCCGCATAA
- a CDS encoding ABC transporter ATP-binding protein has product MSPPRPVVQIHNLVKTFGGTRALDGLDLTVTAGEVHGFLGPNGAGKSTAIRALLGLLRVDSGSMSLFGRDPWADAVAIHRRLAYVPGDVALWPDLSGGQIIDLLLRMRGVDPRRSRRASLMERFELDPHKKGRAYSKGNRQKVALVAAFAGDADLLILDEPTSGLDPLMEEVFNQCVAERTSTGTTVLLSSHILSEVDRLADRVTVIREGRAVESGTLTELRHLRRTHLRAEVSHPGELNLVGVHDLCIQGAAVVCTVEPDMLAGVLTELTRAGIRDLTCTPPTLEELFLDAYRTTTPAGPRR; this is encoded by the coding sequence ATGTCCCCTCCCAGACCTGTGGTGCAGATTCACAACCTCGTCAAGACCTTCGGCGGTACACGCGCCCTGGACGGCCTCGACCTGACGGTGACTGCTGGGGAGGTTCATGGGTTTCTGGGACCGAACGGGGCTGGGAAGTCGACCGCGATCCGGGCGCTGTTGGGTCTGCTGCGGGTCGATTCCGGGTCGATGTCGTTGTTCGGTCGGGACCCGTGGGCCGACGCCGTGGCGATCCACCGCCGGTTGGCGTACGTGCCCGGTGATGTCGCGCTGTGGCCGGACCTGTCCGGCGGTCAGATCATCGACTTGCTGCTGCGGATGCGGGGAGTGGACCCTCGCCGCAGTCGGCGGGCATCACTGATGGAGCGGTTCGAGCTCGACCCACACAAGAAAGGCCGTGCCTACTCCAAGGGGAACCGGCAGAAGGTGGCGCTGGTGGCCGCATTCGCCGGCGATGCTGATCTGTTGATCCTGGACGAGCCGACCTCTGGGCTGGACCCGCTCATGGAGGAGGTGTTCAACCAGTGCGTCGCCGAGCGCACCAGCACCGGGACCACGGTGCTGCTGTCCAGTCACATCCTCAGCGAGGTCGACCGTCTCGCTGATCGGGTGACGGTCATCCGCGAGGGGCGCGCCGTCGAGTCCGGCACGCTCACCGAGTTGCGTCACCTGCGGCGCACCCATCTGCGGGCGGAAGTTTCCCACCCGGGGGAGCTGAACCTGGTCGGGGTGCATGACCTGTGCATTCAGGGCGCTGCCGTGGTGTGCACGGTCGAGCCCGACATGCTGGCGGGCGTCCTTACCGAACTCACCCGGGCCGGTATCCGCGACCTGACGTGCACGCCGCCGACGCTGGAGGAGCTGTTTCTGGACGCGTACCGCACGACCACCCCGGCCGGGCCGCGCCGGTGA
- a CDS encoding GNAT family N-acetyltransferase, with protein sequence MPDGDYLVELVAVDNIVLERLVQVATSDALADEVTPPLTSGPEWTPTRIAWLRAFHVDRRAGLQGPAGEVTWAVVLDQRVVGSVRLQRTQQSGELETGAWLTRSSRGQGVGRAAMEAVLREAAALGFVAVCARTTVSNASALRLLKRLGFDLTPTGDDGGIYALLAI encoded by the coding sequence GTGCCGGACGGTGATTACCTCGTGGAACTGGTTGCAGTGGACAACATTGTGCTGGAGCGGCTCGTGCAGGTCGCGACCAGCGATGCCTTGGCTGATGAGGTGACGCCACCGTTGACCTCCGGCCCGGAGTGGACCCCAACGCGGATCGCGTGGCTTCGCGCCTTCCACGTTGACCGCCGCGCTGGTCTGCAGGGCCCCGCTGGTGAAGTCACATGGGCAGTCGTCCTCGACCAGCGAGTCGTCGGCTCGGTGCGCCTGCAGCGCACGCAGCAGTCCGGTGAGCTGGAGACTGGCGCGTGGCTGACTCGTAGCAGCCGGGGTCAGGGCGTCGGTCGGGCTGCGATGGAAGCGGTATTGCGCGAGGCCGCAGCGCTTGGGTTCGTAGCCGTGTGCGCACGGACCACCGTCAGCAACGCCAGCGCGTTGAGGCTTTTGAAGCGCCTCGGCTTCGACCTCACGCCAACGGGCGATGACGGCGGTATCTACGCGCTCCTCGCCATTTAG